ATTTAGTTAATTATTTTCTTGATCTTGGTAAGGAAATTTATTGCTTTTATGATGATAATTATGAAAATCTAATTGATTTTAAAGGTTCTTTTGACTTAATCTATCAAGGAGCAAATTGGATAACTGAAATTAAAGATGTGCATTACAAAATAGGAATGGGTGAAGAATAATGTATTTTTTAAGTTTATTTCAAGACACAAAAGTTGGAGGCGAGTTATCAACTCTTGCAACTACGTTGCAAAATTGAATAAAATATCTGACTCAAATAGGAATGCCTGTTGTTGGCGGAATTTTAGTTGCAGCAATTGTCTTTTTTGCAACAATGCTTTCAATTTCCCACGATGTTGAAAAGCGTGATAAGTGAAAAAAAGCATTAATTTGGTCTTCAATTGGATTTGTGATCATTCTAGTTGCTCTTGGATTATCAACAGTAATAATTTCTGTTGCAAGTTCAGCCGCAACTGGCGGAGTTAAAGGGTAATGTTTGGTTGACTTTTTAGTGGTTTAATCAATATTATTACTTACCCATTTTTTGTTTTAGGATGGTATTTACTTGTTTATTTACCTTTTTCAGTT
The sequence above is a segment of the Mesomycoplasma ovipneumoniae genome. Coding sequences within it:
- a CDS encoding Mbov_0395 family pilin-like conjugal transfer protein, yielding MYFLSLFQDTKVGGELSTLATTLQNWIKYLTQIGMPVVGGILVAAIVFFATMLSISHDVEKRDKWKKALIWSSIGFVIILVALGLSTVIISVASSAATGGVKG